A region from the Corynebacterium halotolerans YIM 70093 = DSM 44683 genome encodes:
- a CDS encoding siderophore-interacting protein — protein MNNPNRRARPAHEATVTAIRRLSPDLIRLSFTAPALIGRELPHTDHYIKLLFVPEGAGYSWPFDLPTIRETHPRELQPVTRTYTFRRVDTATGEFDVDFVTHGDEGLAGPWAQRAEVGEAIGFSGPGGAWHPGEGYEHFVLAGDEASAPAIAAAVEELPEDATADVYVEIAGPDSEFEMPTHAGATLHWVHRNGATHGTELSAAVRAAGIPQARTSWFIHGVAEMIKEMRRFLFVDGGIGRDDVSISGYWRIGMTEDQWQASKREFNESLEEEESRLRA, from the coding sequence ATGAACAACCCCAACCGCCGTGCCCGCCCCGCCCACGAGGCCACCGTCACCGCCATCCGGCGACTGTCCCCGGACCTGATCCGCCTGAGCTTCACGGCCCCCGCCCTGATCGGCCGCGAACTGCCGCACACGGACCATTACATCAAGCTGCTGTTCGTGCCGGAGGGGGCCGGCTACTCCTGGCCCTTCGACCTGCCGACCATCCGCGAGACCCACCCGCGTGAGCTCCAGCCGGTGACCCGTACCTACACCTTCCGCCGCGTGGACACGGCCACGGGTGAATTCGACGTCGACTTCGTCACCCACGGCGACGAGGGGCTGGCCGGACCCTGGGCCCAGCGTGCCGAGGTGGGGGAGGCCATCGGCTTCTCCGGCCCCGGCGGTGCCTGGCACCCCGGGGAGGGCTACGAGCACTTCGTGCTGGCCGGCGACGAGGCCTCCGCCCCCGCCATCGCCGCGGCCGTCGAGGAGCTGCCGGAGGACGCCACCGCCGACGTCTACGTCGAGATCGCCGGCCCGGACTCCGAATTCGAGATGCCCACCCACGCCGGCGCCACCCTGCACTGGGTCCACCGCAACGGCGCGACCCACGGCACCGAGTTGTCGGCCGCCGTGCGGGCCGCGGGCATCCCACAGGCCCGGACCTCCTGGTTCATCCACGGTGTGGCCGAGATGATCAAGGAGATGCGCCGCTTCCTTTTCGTTGACGGCGGCATCGGGCGCGACGATGTGTCCATCTCCGGCTACTGGCGCATCGGCATGACCGAGGACCAGTGGCAGGCCTCCAAGCGGGAGTTCAACGAATCTCTCGAGGAAGAGGAGTCCAGGCTGCGCGCCTGA
- a CDS encoding ABC transporter transmembrane domain-containing protein, protein MPPVWAGRRRRLLVCLAVLGGLQAVLALMMAMTVNALLSPNPSWDGWDLMALGTSVLGIGLARWIERVVAEELGQDYVFEQRRRLMTSALGSTNPAGSLGVTVTRASNDLTAVRNWVALGLVPLVTAVPLILVILLGLAVIDWRVAAVVSAPLLLVVAAVPVLASQTLRRSRELRRRRGRMSARIADSVLAGESVRVSGAVHRELKAVDRDSGKVVTAAVDRAWITGLTRALTVTAASLCTVAVVVLAVLGHADPAGVASVMTLLGVMSTPVTDFGRVVEYRQNYRAAARILVPLMAEADAITARERRRRAEFRRTDVGPSVATGPGEVTVRGLVVDGRRLPDLHAAPGDRILLSSADPAKVRAAVRELFGTGTAGVLGIDGRDYAGTPARARRGLVGLASGHIPLERGSVSRLVSYRVPDASNVEIRQVLNEVGLRETVRAAGRGLSLKLKNGGSPWSGGEVTRLKLARALLRRPPLLVLEGVDSLLGAEGIDLLRRIIDNYPGVVFFSSHRPELLAENFIAWDVGGEAPAGATRSRSGGDPGVEEDE, encoded by the coding sequence ATGCCACCCGTGTGGGCGGGACGCCGTCGGCGGCTGCTCGTCTGCCTGGCCGTGCTCGGCGGTCTGCAGGCGGTCCTGGCGCTGATGATGGCGATGACCGTCAACGCCCTGCTCTCGCCGAACCCCTCCTGGGACGGGTGGGATCTGATGGCGCTGGGCACTTCGGTGTTGGGCATCGGTCTGGCGCGCTGGATCGAACGCGTGGTGGCCGAGGAGCTCGGCCAGGACTATGTCTTCGAGCAGCGCCGCCGGTTGATGACCAGTGCCCTCGGTTCGACAAATCCGGCCGGTTCCCTCGGGGTGACCGTCACGCGGGCGAGCAATGACCTGACCGCGGTGCGGAACTGGGTGGCGCTCGGCCTCGTCCCGCTGGTGACCGCGGTCCCCCTGATCCTGGTCATTCTGCTGGGACTGGCGGTCATCGACTGGCGGGTCGCCGCCGTGGTCTCGGCTCCGCTGCTGCTGGTTGTCGCGGCCGTCCCCGTGCTGGCCTCGCAGACGCTGCGGCGTTCCCGCGAGCTGCGCCGGCGTCGGGGGAGGATGTCCGCCCGGATCGCGGACTCGGTGCTCGCGGGCGAGTCGGTCCGCGTGTCCGGGGCGGTCCACCGGGAACTCAAGGCCGTGGACCGCGATTCCGGCAAGGTGGTCACCGCCGCGGTCGACCGCGCGTGGATCACGGGACTGACCAGGGCCCTGACCGTCACGGCGGCCTCGCTGTGCACCGTCGCCGTCGTCGTCCTCGCCGTTCTCGGCCACGCCGATCCCGCCGGCGTCGCCTCGGTGATGACCCTGCTGGGAGTGATGTCCACCCCCGTCACTGACTTCGGGCGTGTCGTGGAGTACCGCCAGAACTACCGGGCGGCGGCGCGTATTCTCGTCCCCCTCATGGCGGAGGCCGACGCCATCACGGCCCGGGAGCGGCGGCGCCGGGCGGAGTTCCGGCGCACGGACGTCGGGCCGTCGGTGGCCACCGGGCCGGGGGAGGTGACCGTCCGCGGGCTGGTGGTGGACGGCCGTCGGCTGCCGGACCTGCACGCGGCCCCAGGCGACCGGATCCTCCTCAGCTCCGCGGATCCGGCCAAGGTCCGGGCGGCCGTCCGGGAACTGTTCGGGACCGGGACCGCAGGCGTGCTGGGCATCGACGGCCGGGACTACGCCGGGACGCCGGCCAGGGCGCGCCGCGGGTTGGTGGGTCTGGCCTCCGGGCATATCCCGCTCGAGCGGGGCTCCGTCTCGCGGCTGGTGTCCTACCGGGTGCCGGACGCCTCGAACGTGGAAATCCGGCAGGTGCTCAACGAGGTGGGACTGCGGGAGACGGTCAGGGCGGCGGGGAGGGGGCTTTCCCTCAAGCTCAAGAATGGCGGGAGCCCCTGGTCCGGGGGCGAGGTCACGCGACTGAAGCTGGCCCGTGCGCTGCTGCGCCGCCCGCCCCTGTTGGTTCTGGAGGGCGTGGACAGCCTGCTCGGTGCCGAAGGAATCGACCTGCTGCGGCGCATCATCGACAACTATCCCGGGGTGGTATTCTTCTCGTCCCACCGCCCGGAACTGCTGGCGGAGAACTTCATCGCCTGGGACGTCGGCGGGGAGGCGCCGGCCGGCGCCACCCGGTCGCGGAGCGGCGGCGACCCGGGGGTGGAGGAGGACGAATGA